The Stenotrophomonas maltophilia sequence GCCCAACCGTAGGCCTTTTCGCGCGGCTGGATGCGCGTATCCGGGCTGAGCTGGACCATGCCGAACGGCACCGTTGCACCCGGATAGGTGTGGCCTTCCCCACCGGTGCCGATGAACGGGTCGACCGAGGCGTAGGCCTTGTCGGCGGCGGTTTTCGGCGTGGCAGCCAGAGCGGCACCGGAAGCAAGCATGGCGGTGGCGGCGAAGGCGATCAGGAGGCGACGGTCCAGCGTGGGCATCGGCATTTGGATCGATTCATATGATGGCCGGATGCTAGCACCCGGCTACCGGCACCGCATGTTGCGGCGCAGCTGAATGGATCCAAAGGCGACAAAAGTTGTCCTGTCTTATCTGCAACTAATTGCATGTTCCCGCGCCTTGGCGATCACCAGACTCTGCGCAAGCCCAATGCGGCACAAAAGAGGCGTCTTGCAAGATGCCCGTTTGCGATGTGACGGCTATCGCAATACGCCTCGCGCGGGCCAGGAACAGCACCTTATTCACTTCACTTTCACACCATGTGAGCGTTTGATTCACGCCGACGAAGTGAATGCGGTTTCTGTCCTGAAGTTCGATACCCACAGGAGTCCGGTCATGAAGATCGCCGTTCGTCGTTCCCTTGCGCTGGCTGTCGCCAGTTCCCTTGCCCTCGGACTTCCGGCTTACGCGGGTATCCTCACGCCGGGGCAGTCCGCCACCGTGCAACCCGGGGATACTGCCGAGACGTGGAGCCTGTCTGGTGCCCGCATTGATGTGCGCCCCGGCGGGCAGACGTTGTCGATCTTTGCACGCGACTCGTCCAGCGTGATCCTGGATGGGGCGCAGGTTTCTTTCTCAGGGTCCGACGCTGCTGTTCGGCTGACCAACAGCCATGCTGAAATCAGTGATACCTCGATCGCCAGCAGCGGGGAACGAGCACTGTTGCTGGCCACGGGGGTGACGGGCGACACCGGCCCAGCTTCCACAGCGATGGTTCGCCGCAGTACGCTGCAAGGACTTGGGGTGGGTGTCAGTGTCGCCACCAGCGGTCCGAGCCAGCGAGCGTCGCTGGTGCTGGACGCAACGCGTGTCGAGGCACTGGCTGATGTCGGCAACGTTGAGCCACTGGCCGGCAACGGGCTGCTTCTGATCGGAACCGCCGATGTGTCCATCGAGAACGGCAGCACCGTCATCGGTGCACAGAACGGCATCTACGCCATTGATACGGACGTGGGTGGCCCTTCGGAAGTGAATATTGACAGCTCCCGCGTGGAGGGCCGTACCGCAGCCGCCATCCGGGTCGCTCCCTCGCTTGATCCAGCGAGCCCCCGATCCAACGTCGTCTTCAACGTGCGCAACAACAGCCAGATTGTCGGCGGTGACGGCAATCTCCTCTTCGTCGAGGCACCCGATGCGACGGTCGGCTTCAATGTCGACAACAGCCAGCTGACTGGCAGCATTCTCAACACCGTCGGCAGCACGCTTGACGTTGCCTTGCGCAATGGTGCCAGCCTGAAAGGCACCACGCGCGACATCACTTCAATGGCGCTCGACAATGCCCGTTGGCAGCTGAGCGGCGACAGCAGCACTGGCACGCTGGCGCTGGGCAGCAACAGTGAGATTTCCCTGGGCGACGGCTCCGCCTTCCACACCCTCAACGTGGCCGGCAACTTCACCGGCAATGGCGGCACCCTCGCCTTCAACACCGTACTGGCCGGCGACGATGCCGCCACCGACAAGCTGATCATCGGCGGCGACACCAGTGGCAGTGCCAACGTGCGCGTCAACAACGTCGGCGGTGCCGGGGCGCAGACCAGCCAGGGCATCCAGTTGATCCAGGTTGGCGGCGCGTCCAATGGCCAGTTCAACCTGGCCGGCCGCGCGGTGGGCGGCCAGTACGAGTACTTCCTGCACAAAGGCACCGGCGCCGACGGCAACTGGTACCTGCGTTCGCAGCTACCGACCGTGCCGGACCCGTGCGTGGTCAATCCTAGCCTGCCCGAGTGCAAGCCGGTTGATCCTGTTGATCCGGTCGATCCGGTCGATCCGGAGCCGGTGCTGCGCCCCGAACCCGGCGCCTACCTGGCCAACCTGCAGGCTGCGCAGAGCATGTTCCGCGTGGGCTACCACGACCGCCATGCCGGCCAGAATTCCGGCCGCGCCTGGGCCCGCGTGGATGGTTCGCGCAACGGCTTTGATGCCATCAGCCGCCAGCTCGACATCCACGGCAACAGCCAGGCACTGACCGTCGGCGCCGACGTGTGGCGTCACGAATCGGGCAGCGGCGTGGGCGTGACGCTGTCCAGCGGCAATGCCACCAGCACCTCCACCAATGAACTGACCGGCTACTACGCGCGCGGCAAGGTGAAGGGCGAGGCGCTCGGCGTCTACGGCACCTGGCGCGGCGGCAACGGCGCCGATCCGTATGCCGGCTTCTATGTGGATGGCTCGGTGCAGCGTGCGCAGTTCCGCAACCGGGTGGAAGGTATCGGCCTGGACACGGAACGCTACGACAGCCGCGCTTGGCAGGGCGCAGTGGAAACCGGCTATGCGTTCCGCGTGGGCGGTGCCAGCAACGGTGGCATCTACCTGGAGCCGCAGTTGCAGGTGGGCTACAGCCGCTGGGACAGCAACCGCCACACCGAGGCCAACGGCACGGTGGTCAGCGCCGAGAATGCCAATGGTGTGTTCGGGCGCGCGGGCCTGCGCCTGTCCGGTGTGACCCGCTGGGGAACGGTGCCGCCGAGGTGCAGCCGTACCTCGCCGCCAACTGGCTGCATACCCGCGCCGAGTCGCAGATCCGCGTGGATGACGAGATCGCCGATGCGCGCGTGCCGCGCAGCCGTGGCGAGTTCAGTGGCGGTGCGTCGGTGAAGTTCGGCAACGGCCTCGGCGCCTGGGGCGGCCTGTCGCTGCAGAGGGCCAGTGGCTATCACCAGACCCGTGCGCAGGTAGGTGTCAGTTACAGCTGGTAGTCGGTCGCCTTTTCCTGGGCTTCCCTGGAGTGGAACCGCGCAAGGTGAACGCCGACAGGGCAGCGTCGGCTACGCCTTGCGCGGCGCAGAGATCCCACGCTTCCCACGATGGCCGAGCATGCGCTCGGCTCTGGCCTCTGGAGGAGATCGATCGGTCTTTCTACGCCGCCAGCACCTTCTGGATATCGGCCAACGGTGCGTTGGTCAGGTCCTTGGCGATGTCGCCCAGCAGGCGGGCCTGCGTTTCCTTGTGCAGCAGCGGGCGGATGCGCCCCAGCGTGGTCGGATCGGCCACCAGCACCAGGTGTGCGTAGCGGTTGTTCAGCGCATCCTCGTTCAACTGCTCGGCAACCTGCTTGGCGAAGGTCGCTTCGTTGAGCTGGGAAATGGACATGTCCTTCGGCACTGCCCCCGACGGCCCCTGTCCCGACACGCCCTGCTCGCTGATGTCCTGCAGGCGCAGTTCGCCTTCCTGCTTCAGCGTCAGCTGATGATCGCTGCCGACGTTGGTGAACACGCGGGCCGAACCACCATCGGCGACAATGATCAGCGTACCTTCGGGAATGCGACGGGTCATGCGATGCTCCTTCTCGATTGCGTTATTGCGTTCACCACCACCGTAGACAGGACCATGTGAGCGCTACGGCCAGAGTTCGTTCAATGCACGTCATCGCGTTCAGTGCAGATGAACAGGCGTGATGGAACACAGCGTGCAGATCAGTCCGCTTCGCTGCACGCTCACGCCGATGCCGTTATGATGAATCGATGATCGACAAGACCCACTACGTGACGGGCGCACCTGTTACGTGGGAAGCACTGCCGACCGGCGCTTCGCTTGCCACGAATGCTCCCGCCCTGCATTTCCATCGCCTTGCGCTGGATCCCGGCGGATGACGCCCGCAGGCCCTCTTGCCTGCACCCCTACGCTGATGTGATACCCGGCCGCTGACTGCGCGGTCGTTGTGATCCCGTTGTCGCGTCTCCGCCCCTGCGGCGGTGCTTTGCCGTGCGCGTGGCGTTGCGCCTGCACACACTCCCCGGCCCCCACGCCACCCATCGATGCCCCCGCGCCACTTGCGCCTGCATCGCCGTTTCCGATTTCCGGGACACACCACACCGCTCATTCCCCTATTCCATACCTACAAGGGAGACCCCATGCAGGACACGCCCGAGGCACATGCCCATTTCGGCTGGTTCAAACGCCGCCGCCACCTGAAGGTCGATGAGATCACCGTCGTCGACAAGCCCATGCTCAAGCGCGCCGTGGGCGCCGCCGCACTGGGCAATGCCATGGAGTGGTTCGACTTTGGTGTCTATGGCTATCTCGCCGTCACCATCGGCCAGGTGTTCTTCCCGTCCAGCAACCCCACCGCGCAGGTGATCGCTGCCTTCGCCACCTTCACCGTGGCGTTCCTGGTGCGGCCGCTCGGCGGCCTGGTGTTCGGCCCGCTCGGCGACCGTTATGGGCGCCAGAAAGTACTGGCGTTCACCATGATCCTGATGGCGCTGGGCACGTTTGCGATCGGCCTGATTCCTTCCTATGAGCGCATCGGCATCTGGGCGCCGGTGCTGTTGCTGCTGGCGCGCGTGGTGCAGGGCTTCTCCACCGGTGGCGAGTATGGCGGTGCGGCCACCTTCATCGCCGAGTATTCCACCGACCGCAACCGTGGGTTGATGGGCAGCTGGCTGGAGTTCGGCACGCTGGGCGGCTACATCGCAGGCGCCGGTACCGTGACCGCGCTGCACATGCTGCTGAGCAGCGGGCAGATGCTGGACTGGGGCTGGCGCATTCCGTTCCTGGTGGCCGGCCCACTCGGCCTGCTTGGCCTGTACATGCGCATGAAACTGGAGGAAACGCCGGCCTTCCGCGCCTTCGCCGAGGAAGCCGAGAAGCGCGAGCACGATCGTCCGGGGCTGGGCGCGCTGTTCCAGGTGCACGGCCGCCAGCTGCTGGTATGCATGGGCCTGGTGCTGGTGTTCAACGTCACCGACTACATGCTGCTGACCTACATGCCCAGCTACCTCAGCGTCACCATGGGCTATGCCGAGAGCAAGGGGCTGTTGCTCATCATCATCGTGATGCTGGTGATGATGCCGCTGAACATCGTCGGTGGATTGTTCAGTGACAGGCTGGGCCGCCGCCCGATGATCATCGGCGCGTGCATCGCACTGCTGGTGCTTGCCATTCCGTGCCTGCTGCTGGTCGGCAGCGGCAACGACTGGATGATCTTCCTTGGCCTGATGCTGCTCGGCCTGGCACTGGTGTGCTTCACCAGCTCGATGCCATCCACGCTGCCGGCGCTGTTCTACACCCCGGTGCGCTACAGCGCGCTGTCGATCGCCTTCAATGTTTCGGTATCGCTGTTCGGCGGCACCACCCCGCTGGTGACCGCGTGGCTGGTGGAACGCACCGGTGACCCGCTGGTGCCGGCCTACTACCTGATGGGCGCGGCGGTGATCGGCCTGGTGACCATGCTGTTCGTGAAGGAGACCGCCGGCCTGCCGCTGCGTGGTTCACCGCCGGCCGTGGGCAGCGACAGGGAAGCGGCTGCGTTGTTGAAGAGCGATGTGCCGGTAACGGTGGACCCGAGTCTGCCGCCACTGCCGGACGCTGCGGAGCCCGAGCAGGTGAAGCCGGCCTGAGGCCGGGCGCAGAACGCGATCCACACATGGCGTGGATCTACGGGGCCAGAGGCGCCGGGTGGATACGCCCGGCGCTGCCTGGCGCTACGTCTTGATGCGGGCCAGCTTCCCCGGCGTCCAATGCAGCGTCCAGGTGTAGTTTCCGTCCGGCGGACAGACGTGGCGGTTCGGGCTCTTCCATTCGCAGACGGTCGCCCCGGCACTGACGGTGAAATCGACAATGATGCGATCACCCTGGATGCGAATGGCACGGATGGCGCCTGGAATCTGTTCAGCCGCGTCGTCACCGTAGCCATACCGGCGGATGGCGGCATAGTCTTCTGCTTCCACCGGCGACAGGCTGTTCGGGTTCTCCTGGCCGCGCGGATCGTTTGCCGTCAGCGCCGTCATCACCGCCACCACATTGCGTTGCGCGAAGCTGCCGCCGGTGTAGGTGGACGTGTAGAAGTACACGACCTCGGCACGGCCATCACCATCGAGGTCGGCAACAGCGGTCCACACCGGACGGAAATCGGATTCAATGTCGTCGCCGGGAATCAGCCGCAGGTTGGCTTCGGCGGCCCGGTAGGCCTGTACCAGGCTGGGCGGCAGCACCACCCGCTTGGACGCGGCAGGCGCGGCCGTCGCCGTCAGGCTGGGCAGCGCCAGCGCAACAAGCACCAGGCAGATCGAAGTGGAGCGAAACGTCGCAGGTCCGTGCATGTCGTCCTCCATGATTGTGCGGTCAGTCTAACCGCAGCTCCGGTGGCGCCCAGTCGTGCACGGCACGGGTTCGCGCAATGTGTGGAAGGCGTCCATGCATGGGATGGATCTACTGCGGCCTGTCCAACTCCATCGCACGCATTACGATGGGTTTGGCCCAGTCCGGCGTATGCAGCAGTTCGGCCACCGAGACCGGGTACTGCAGCTGGCCATGCGCCATCGCCAACACCGGCAGCGGCTCAACGCAGCCGTCGGCGTCGGCCGGCGCGCTGTTGTCGTAGACATGCAGCTCGGCCAGGTGTGGCAGCAGTTCCAGCAGGTTCTCGCGCGCCGAATCGAAGCGGGCGTGGATCTTCTCCACCGGAATATCATGACCGCCGGCGGCCACCCGCGCTGCAACGCGGGCAATGTGCAGGTCCACCGTGGCCAGCCCGCAGAACCAGATCGCAACATGATGGTGTTCGCAGGCCCCGCGCAGCAGGCGCGGAATAGTGTTGCCGCCCAGCGTGGTCTCGAAGGCGAAGTCCGTGCCATCGGCCATGGCCTGGCGCAGGCGGCGGGTGCCTTCCAGCCAGGCCTCGGCATTGGCGTCGGGCAGCGGCCAGCCGGCCTCCACCAGGCGGCGGGTGAACGAATCGGGATTGAACCAGCTCAGCCCTTCGGCTTCCAGCCAGGTGCCCAGCAGCGAACTTTTGCCGGCGCCATTGACGCCGGCCAGCACCAGGATCCGCCCCATCGGTCAGAGCGGACGGCCGAGGGTGACCTTGCGGCCGCGGCGGATCGGCTGGCCCAGCACCTTGCCCAGCCCCTCACCGCGCTGCAGGCTGGCCAGGGTCTGGTCGAACTCACCGCGCAGGCGCAGCAGTTCTTCGCTGCGCTCACCGGCATCGCTGCCAGCGGCCTTGGCCAGCAGTTCCTGATACGTGCGGATATCCACGATCACCGCTTCGGGGTGGTTGTGGTTGGTGATGACCAGCGCCTGCTTCTCGCGCACGGTGCGCATCAGGCTCGGCCAGCCACGGGTCTTCACCGACGACGCGGGGGCCTTTTCGAGGCCAGGCAGATCCAGCGGCAGGGTCATGGCACGGCTCCAGACGTGGACAGTTGAGGCCATTATGCCCAATTTGGCCCAATTGGGGATAAATGGACCTTTACCTGCCGGAACCGTCCGCCGCCGCGCCCGGAGCATCGGTCTGCAGCAGGCTGTCCCGCTCGCGCAGCGGGAAGCGGATCCAGGCATCCAGGCCTTGCGGCGCGAAGCGCAGTTCGCCACTGCCGGCCAGTTCGTAGGGGACGCGCTGCTCGATCAGGGCCCGGCCCAGGCCGCGCTGGTGGGGTACCTCCCAATCCTGCACCTCGGCATGCCGCTCGCACCAATGCAGCCCCAGCCATGGCTGCCCCTGCTGGATCTGCAGGTTCCAGGACACCACGATCCGGCCGTCCTCATGGGTCAGCGCGCCATGCCGCAGCGCATTGCTGGCCAGCTCGTGGATCGCCAGTGACAGCACTTCGGCAGCCTTGGGTGGCAGCAGCACGTCCTCACCCTGCAGGTGATAGACCGCGGCAGCCGGTGTCTGCGCTGCAATCTCCTCATCCAGCATGCCGCGCAGGCAGACCCCTGCATTGGCGCCACGGGTCAGCAGGCTCTGCGTGCGTGCCAGCGACATCAGTCGCCCGCATAACCGTTCAGCGTATTCATCCACGCTGCTGACCGACTCGCGGGTCCGCCAGGCAATGGCATGGATGGTCGACATGATGTTGCGCACCCGGTGCTGCAGTTCGGCCAGCAGGACCGCCTGGCGCTCGGCGGCACGCTTGAGATCGTCGATGTCCACGGCGATGGCGAACACCCCGCTGACCCCTCCATCGGCGTCACGCAGCGGCGCTGCGGCAACCCGCGTCCAGCGCACCCGGCCATCGTCGTGCAGGTACTGGAACTCCAGCCCCGGCACCACGGTTTCGCCGCGCATCGCACGGGCAATGGCGAAGTCCTCGGGCCCGATGATGGAGCCATCCGGATGCCACCCCCGCCAACGATGCTGGTTCTCCGCATCGGTCGAAGGCACCTTGCCACTGGGCAGGTACGCACGCATCTGGTCATTGGACAACACCATGCTGCCCTCCAGATCGACGATGCACAGACCCACCGGCAGCACCTTGAAGGCCAGCTCCAGACGCCGCTCGCTTTCACGCCGGCGTTGCTCCTCGCGTTCGCGCGCGGCCTGGGCCACGTGCGCAGGGGTGGTCTCGAACATCGTCACCAGCACGCCATTGATGCGCCCTTCCTCGCCCCGGATCGGGCTGTAGGTGATGGTGAACCAGATGTCTTCCAGGCGACCCTGCCGCGCCAGCGGGTACAGCTTGTCCTCGAAGGTGAGGGTCTCTCCCTGCCAGACGCGGGCATAGAGCGGGCCGTTGATGTGCCAGACCTCGGGCCAGCACTCGCGGGTCGGCTGACCGAGCCCCCCGGGGTGCCTGTCGGCCAGGATCTCGGCGTAGCCATCGTTGTAGAGCTGCACCAGCTGCTCGCCCCACAGCACGATCATCGGGAAGCCATGGGCCAGCATCAGGTCGACGGTAGCGCGCAGGTGCGGCGGCCAGCGCTCGATCGCGCCCAATGGCGTGGACGACCACTCGTGGCGGGCGATGCGCGCGGCCATGCCATCGTGCCGGGCATGCATGCGCAGTGCAGGAGGCGCGGACCCACGCATGTCGGCAGCGTGGAGACCTTCAGTCGGGCGGGCCATGCCGCGCAATCAGGCGGCGCCCGCAGAGGCCCGTGGGACCGCCACCAATCCGGCCAGTTGCTGGACCAGGGCCTCGATGTGGTAAGGCTTGGTGCAGCGAGGAGCCGCAGCAAAGCGGCTGGGCAGGTTCTCATCGTAGCCGGAGGTGAGCAGGAAGGGCGTGCCCGCCTCGGCCAGACGATCGGCCAGCGGATAGACCTGCTCACCGCCCAGGTTGATGTCCAGCAGTGCCACATCGATGGGATGGGTATCGACCAGCTGCCCCAGCGCCTGCAGGTCACCGGCAGGCCCCACCACCTGTGCGCCTTTCAGTTCCAGATAGTCGACCAGGAACATCGCGATGGCGAATTCGTCTTCTGCCACCAGTACGCGCAGCCCATTCAGGCCATCCGGTTTGCTACCTGCCTCCAGCACGCCCTGCACTCCTCGGTACACGCGGCCTGCTTGGCCGCAATGCTGGCAGGATGCGCGATCCGGGCTACAAGGGCGCGTGACGACCGATGAAGAACGCTGCCACGTCGCATTCACTCCGATGATGCAGGCGTCGCGGGCGGCGATTCAGAAGGCGCGCTCCCATTTGAGGCTGAGCAGGCTGCGGTCGTGGCTGTACAACCAGCCAACGTTGCTGTCGATGCGCGCGTAGCGCAGGCTCAGGCTGGGTACCAGCCCGGCCACCGCGAGGCGCTCGCTGCGGACGACGGCGATCAGGTTCTGTTCGCTGTCCTCACGCCGCGCCTCCAGCAGCGGGCTCCACGCGTCGTAGTCGCGCTCGCGCAACGACACGAATACGGTGGCGGTGGTGCCCGTCCACTGGCGTGCCGCCCCCAGGCGCAGGCCACGCTGGCGGTAACCGTTGGCCGGATTGGCAGCACTGCTGTCACTCAGGTCCAGCCCGGCAAAGAGGGTCCAGCGCGGGTTGAGCGCATGGAACCAGGTGGCATACACCGCGGCCAGCTCACCGTCGTAATTGCTGGCCAGGCCGCGCTGACGATAGCGCTGGCGCTTCCAGTCGGCCTCCAGCTTGAGCAGGCTGCGCGCGTCCAAGGCATATTGCCATTCGCCATGCAGCCCGCTGCCGCCCTGCAGGGCCCGGTTGCCCAGGCCCTGGTAGTCATAGCTCGGCGCGATCTGCAGGGCATGCCGTGCGCTGCGCCAGCTATAGCCCGCCTGCACGCTCGCATTGAGCTCGTTGTAGGCGCTGTGCCCGCGCCATGCCTGGCCGAACGCAAGCCCGCGCACATAGACGCCGTGATGTCCGGCCAATGCCCAGCGACGTTCGAGGTTGCCGTCGTAGTCCAGGCCCATGGCGCGCTGGGCATCGGGAAGATTGCGCTGGATGATGCAGGTGTCGCCCACTCCGAACAGGCAGGTGCGGCTGGCCGAGCTGCGGTTGATGTTGTCGCTCCATGCCGGGCCGGCTGCCAGCGCTCCTTTCCAGCGTTTGCGGGCCTGCAGCGCAGCCAGGTAGGCGTCCACCCGGCCGCGCACACCTGCGGTGGCGGGGTCGTCGGCATTGATGCCACCGGCGATGGCCGTGAACAACACCACGGCATCGCGGTCGCGCTGGTCCTCGGCATAGACACGTGCAAGCTCAAGGCGGGCCGGCAGGAAATCCGGCTGCGCCGCCAGCAGTGCTTCGTACTCGTTGGCCGCGCGGTGGTGATTGCCGGCCACCCGCGCCAGGCCGCCCTGCGCGTAGTGGCGCAGCAACGGGTCGTGGCCGGGCAGTTCGATGTATTCGTCCAGGAAGCGCTGCGCTGCGCCCCATTGCTGATGCTGCAGCGACAGGTACAGCGCCTGGCCCAGATCGTCGACCGTGCGCTCCACGCGCAGGGTCTGGCCGTCGATGGTGATGGTCGGTCGCGCCGACTCGGCCTGCTGCAGGCGCTGCTGGTCCTGCTGCTGGTGGCGCAGCTCGCTGCCCTGCTCCAGCACACGACGAAGATCATCCTGCTGGGCGCGCACATCGGCAGCCGCCAGCAACAGGATCACAAGGAAGATGGGATGGCGCATGGTCGATCCGTGGTGATGCATGCAGCGGGCCGAAGCAGGGACTGGCGGATCGCGGCTTGTCCCTGCCCTGCCCCGTCAGGGGCGTGGCAATCAGTTCTTGCTGCCGCCGAAGGCGGTGTCGTACTGGCTGTTGCCGGCGAAGGTGGCGATGCCGGCCAGGGTGGCGGCGTTGGCGCCGAAGAACTGGCCCTGGGTGGTGCCGTTGACGCTGCCATTGGCGTTGGCCGAACCGGCGAACGATGCATCGGCACTGTTGATGTTGGCAACGATGGCCAGGGTCAGGCCATTGCCGGACAGCGCACCGTCCAGGGTGCCGGCGCCGAAGTCGGCGTCGAAGGTGCCGCTCAGCAGGTTGCTGCCGTTGAACTTGTTCAGGCCGGCCACGGTGTAGGACGCCACGCCGGCGGGCAGCGTGGTGCCGGCGCGGTCACCAACGAAGTAGACCTGGCGGTTGTTGAAGCCACCGGCGGCGCCATCCTTGGACCACTCACCGAACCAGACATCGCCACTGCCGACCTTGACGAAGTTGAAGTGGCCCATGCCGGCGTGGCTGCCCGGTGCGCCGGTGATCGGCATGGCCAGGGTGCGAACCGTCACGCCATTGACGGTGGTGGGTGCCGAGTAGGCGCTCAGGCCCTGGAAGTCCACCGGCTTGGCCTGGGACACGGTGCCGACACCGACACCGGCCTTGCCAGCGCGGTGCGGGCCGCCATTGACCTGCGATTCGCCAACCGCGACGTACAGCTCGGCATCGGTCCTGGCACTGGCGGCACCAACGATATCGGCAGCATGCGCGGCACCGACCAGAGCCAGCGAGGCGGCAACGGCGAGCACCGAACGGGAGATCATTTTCATGGTATTGCTCCTTGGTTGAGGGAACTACGGGTACAACGCTTGAAGGTGGGAGATCAGAAGCGCGCGGTGACGCCGAGCTTCAGGGTGCGACCCGGGGCCGGCAGCGTGGACCGCGTGGCTGGATCGACGTAGTAGCGGTTGCCGAGGTTGCTGCCGACCAGCTCGACGCTGGCATGCTCGTTGAAGCGCCAGCGCGCATAGGCATCGACGGTGGTGATGTTTCCCCAGGTGAACGGCACGTTCTGCCAGAGCAGGCCGCTGCCACCGCTCAGCAGGCGGTCACGGTAGGCCTGCAGATCAGGGTTCTCGTGCCGCTGGTAGTGCACGATGCGGCTGCCCAGTTCCAGGCGCTCATCGAACAGGCGCGTGCCCAGCGACCAGTTGATCGACAGCTTGGGAATGGCCTGGGTCAGCAGGTAACCACCGACGAAACCATCCTGCACGCAGTTCGGGACCAGGCCGCGGTTCGCGTCCAGGAGGACCGCCATGCTCTCGTCACACACCTCGTTTTCCAGCGTGCGGGTGATGCCCAGATCGGTGAAGAAGCGCCGGTTGTCGAAGCGCGCCTGCAGCTCGATGCCACGGATGGTCTGCTTGTCGATGTTGTCGAACAGGAAGTTGCCATCGCGCTCGATCACGTCACGGGTCTTGTGCACGTAGTACGCCAGCTTGACGTCGGCATCGGCGGTGTTGCCGAACAGGGCTGACAGGTTGTGCACGTAGCCCACCTCGTAGTTGTAGGCGTGCTCGGGCTTGAGCGCATGCAGCGGATTGAGGCTGCCGGAGAAGGCGATGGTGCTTTCGAACATGCTCGGGAAGCGCACCGCTTCGCTGTAACGCACGTAGGCACGGGCGGCCGGGGACAGGTGTGCAGTGGCCGAGAAGGTCGGCAGCCAGGCGTGGTCGCGGCGACGGCTGTTGCGACCATCGACCCGCTGCGACTGTACGCTGTTGCCGATGCTGCAGACCTGGTCGCTGCCGGCAAACACCGGCTGCACGCCGGGAATGGCCGCCACTTCGCCATTGAGGCAGGGATTGCCGGCGCGGGTGTAGTTGCCATCGGCATCGGGCAGCCAGGGCCGCGTGTACCTGACCGGACGCGGCGTCTCGTACGGCGCCAGCAACGCACGGATGCTGTCATCGATGAACCAGCCCATGCCGCGCTTTTCCCATACGGCGCGACGTGCTTCCAGAGCGTCGATGCGGGCCTGCAGATTGGCCGGACGCGGCGGCAACTCGTTTACGGTGTACTGCGCTTCCTTGCCACCTACGCCCTTGGTCAGCAGCTCGGGGTGCGCCTCGAGGAAATCGTCGAAGGCCCAGTAGCGGCTGTAGCGCACGCCTGCATTGAGGGTGAGGAAGTCGACCGGCCGCCACTCCAGGGTGAGGTAGCCTTCGCCCTCCTGGCGGCGCCCGGCACGCGGGAACATGCGCCAGCCATCG is a genomic window containing:
- a CDS encoding autotransporter outer membrane beta-barrel domain-containing protein yields the protein MAITRLCASPMRHKRGVLQDARLRCDGYRNTPRAGQEQHLIHFTFTPCERLIHADEVNAVSVLKFDTHRSPVMKIAVRRSLALAVASSLALGLPAYAGILTPGQSATVQPGDTAETWSLSGARIDVRPGGQTLSIFARDSSSVILDGAQVSFSGSDAAVRLTNSHAEISDTSIASSGERALLLATGVTGDTGPASTAMVRRSTLQGLGVGVSVATSGPSQRASLVLDATRVEALADVGNVEPLAGNGLLLIGTADVSIENGSTVIGAQNGIYAIDTDVGGPSEVNIDSSRVEGRTAAAIRVAPSLDPASPRSNVVFNVRNNSQIVGGDGNLLFVEAPDATVGFNVDNSQLTGSILNTVGSTLDVALRNGASLKGTTRDITSMALDNARWQLSGDSSTGTLALGSNSEISLGDGSAFHTLNVAGNFTGNGGTLAFNTVLAGDDAATDKLIIGGDTSGSANVRVNNVGGAGAQTSQGIQLIQVGGASNGQFNLAGRAVGGQYEYFLHKGTGADGNWYLRSQLPTVPDPCVVNPSLPECKPVDPVDPVDPVDPEPVLRPEPGAYLANLQAAQSMFRVGYHDRHAGQNSGRAWARVDGSRNGFDAISRQLDIHGNSQALTVGADVWRHESGSGVGVTLSSGNATSTSTNELTGYYARGKVKGEALGVYGTWRGGNGADPYAGFYVDGSVQRAQFRNRVEGIGLDTERYDSRAWQGAVETGYAFRVGGASNGGIYLEPQLQVGYSRWDSNRHTEANGTVVSAENANGVFGRAGLRLSGVTRWGTVPPRCSRTSPPTGCIPAPSRRSAWMTRSPMRACRAAVASSVAVRR
- a CDS encoding autotransporter outer membrane beta-barrel domain-containing protein, which codes for MRVDDEIADARVPRSRGEFSGGASVKFGNGLGAWGGLSLQRASGYHQTRAQVGVSYSW
- a CDS encoding host attachment protein encodes the protein MTRRIPEGTLIIVADGGSARVFTNVGSDHQLTLKQEGELRLQDISEQGVSGQGPSGAVPKDMSISQLNEATFAKQVAEQLNEDALNNRYAHLVLVADPTTLGRIRPLLHKETQARLLGDIAKDLTNAPLADIQKVLAA
- the proP gene encoding glycine betaine/L-proline transporter ProP — encoded protein: MQDTPEAHAHFGWFKRRRHLKVDEITVVDKPMLKRAVGAAALGNAMEWFDFGVYGYLAVTIGQVFFPSSNPTAQVIAAFATFTVAFLVRPLGGLVFGPLGDRYGRQKVLAFTMILMALGTFAIGLIPSYERIGIWAPVLLLLARVVQGFSTGGEYGGAATFIAEYSTDRNRGLMGSWLEFGTLGGYIAGAGTVTALHMLLSSGQMLDWGWRIPFLVAGPLGLLGLYMRMKLEETPAFRAFAEEAEKREHDRPGLGALFQVHGRQLLVCMGLVLVFNVTDYMLLTYMPSYLSVTMGYAESKGLLLIIIVMLVMMPLNIVGGLFSDRLGRRPMIIGACIALLVLAIPCLLLVGSGNDWMIFLGLMLLGLALVCFTSSMPSTLPALFYTPVRYSALSIAFNVSVSLFGGTTPLVTAWLVERTGDPLVPAYYLMGAAVIGLVTMLFVKETAGLPLRGSPPAVGSDREAAALLKSDVPVTVDPSLPPLPDAAEPEQVKPA
- a CDS encoding AAA family ATPase, with product MGRILVLAGVNGAGKSSLLGTWLEAEGLSWFNPDSFTRRLVEAGWPLPDANAEAWLEGTRRLRQAMADGTDFAFETTLGGNTIPRLLRGACEHHHVAIWFCGLATVDLHIARVAARVAAGGHDIPVEKIHARFDSARENLLELLPHLAELHVYDNSAPADADGCVEPLPVLAMAHGQLQYPVSVAELLHTPDWAKPIVMRAMELDRPQ
- a CDS encoding type II toxin-antitoxin system prevent-host-death family antitoxin translates to MTLPLDLPGLEKAPASSVKTRGWPSLMRTVREKQALVITNHNHPEAVIVDIRTYQELLAKAAGSDAGERSEELLRLRGEFDQTLASLQRGEGLGKVLGQPIRRGRKVTLGRPL